In a single window of the Blattabacterium cuenoti genome:
- the leuS gene encoding leucine--tRNA ligase, translating into MEYNFGEIEKRWQIYWKEHNIFHTKENKKRKYYILNMFPYPSGTGLHVGHCLGYIASDIYARYKRGEGYNVLNPIGFDSFGLPAEQYAVQTGKHPYDTTHENSCRYKKQMNQIGLSFDWNRKLYTSHPSYYRWTQWMFIQIFNSWYDKNSEKAKPINLLIEEFNKNGNKFINASSTSNYKFNSKTWKKLNSYEKESVLLDYRLAFLCNNTVNWCPSLGTVLANDEIKNGKSERGGFPVYKKKMLQWHIRISAYAERLIKGLNVIDCSQSLKNLQCNWIGKLIGTSILLKIVHLINDDTPNINKNEIELFTSHPEMIFGITFIILSTDHPIVNKISISSIHHKNVLAYLAQEFCINENTENISGVFTGNYVFHPFIKNEKIPIYISNFFNVNNQTKSIIGIPGHDEKSKKFAKKFGIKIKTVLDVNETCINSDFLNGLNRKQAQEKIIEILIKNKIGEIKSIYKIRDAIFSRQRYWGEPIPIYFKNKIPKTIPVEKLPIILPEIDNFHPEDGKSPLVRAKNWAWDEKNMKIVPNTLIDYKYIYPIETSTMPSWAGSSWYFLRYMDVHNDKFFLDKEKENYWKNVDLYIGGSEHSTGHLIYARFWHKFLLDRGWITTEEPFKKILNQGMILSYSAIILKVIGENIFVSYGLMNKKHAYSSFQEIYVDLFLIKENNELDIKRLKKYKPEFYSSIFILERGTFFCKRKLEKMSKSKYNVINPDDFCKKHGIDIFRIHEMFLGPINQSKCWDEEKVNGIKNFMNKFWYLFHKNNTFQVSEENPTFLEFKILHCTIKKIQNKMQSFSWNTSISLLMVLTNQLTTLKCNKRKILEPLVQLIAPFAPHVAEELWYKLGKKKSIIFYNIPVFDPKYIVKKEITYPIMFNGKLKFLEKFDSRISTEEIKKKILSHPKIKFILKEKILQKLILIPRKIINILFK; encoded by the coding sequence ATGGAATATAATTTTGGTGAAATAGAAAAACGTTGGCAAATATACTGGAAAGAACATAATATTTTTCACACAAAAGAAAATAAAAAAAGGAAGTACTATATTTTGAATATGTTTCCTTATCCTTCTGGAACAGGGCTTCATGTAGGGCATTGTTTAGGTTATATAGCATCAGATATTTATGCTAGATATAAACGAGGAGAAGGATATAATGTTTTAAATCCTATAGGGTTCGATTCTTTTGGACTTCCTGCAGAACAATATGCAGTACAAACAGGAAAACATCCTTATGATACCACTCATGAAAATTCATGTAGATACAAAAAACAAATGAATCAAATAGGACTTTCTTTTGATTGGAATAGAAAACTATATACTAGCCATCCTAGTTATTATCGTTGGACTCAATGGATGTTTATTCAAATTTTTAACTCTTGGTACGATAAAAATAGTGAGAAAGCTAAACCTATAAATCTTTTAATTGAAGAATTTAATAAAAACGGAAATAAATTCATTAATGCAAGTTCTACGTCAAATTATAAATTCAATTCAAAAACATGGAAAAAATTAAATTCATATGAAAAAGAATCTGTTCTTTTAGATTATAGGCTTGCTTTTTTATGTAACAATACTGTTAATTGGTGTCCCAGTTTAGGTACCGTATTAGCTAATGATGAAATAAAAAATGGAAAGAGTGAAAGAGGAGGGTTCCCTGTTTACAAAAAAAAAATGTTACAATGGCATATAAGAATTTCTGCATATGCAGAAAGACTCATAAAAGGATTGAATGTAATTGATTGTTCTCAATCTTTAAAAAATTTACAATGTAATTGGATAGGAAAATTAATAGGAACTTCTATTTTATTAAAAATTGTTCATCTTATCAATGATGATACTCCCAATATCAATAAAAATGAAATTGAGTTATTTACTTCTCATCCAGAAATGATATTTGGAATAACTTTTATCATATTATCTACAGATCATCCTATCGTAAATAAAATAAGTATTTCTTCTATACATCATAAAAATGTTTTAGCATATCTTGCTCAAGAATTTTGCATAAATGAAAATACGGAAAATATTTCGGGTGTTTTTACAGGAAATTATGTGTTCCATCCATTTATTAAAAATGAAAAGATTCCTATTTATATCAGTAATTTTTTTAATGTAAATAATCAAACTAAATCTATAATAGGAATTCCTGGACATGATGAAAAAAGCAAAAAATTTGCCAAAAAATTTGGTATAAAAATAAAAACAGTTTTAGATGTTAATGAAACATGCATTAATTCTGATTTTTTAAATGGGTTAAATCGTAAACAAGCACAAGAAAAAATTATAGAAATTTTAATTAAAAATAAAATAGGAGAAATTAAAAGCATCTATAAAATTCGCGATGCTATTTTTTCCAGACAAAGATATTGGGGAGAGCCAATTCCTATTTATTTTAAAAATAAAATTCCCAAAACAATTCCCGTTGAAAAATTACCTATTATACTTCCGGAAATAGATAATTTTCATCCTGAAGATGGAAAATCTCCATTAGTTAGAGCTAAAAATTGGGCTTGGGATGAAAAAAATATGAAAATTGTTCCTAATACTTTGATTGATTATAAATACATATATCCAATAGAAACTAGTACTATGCCTAGTTGGGCAGGATCAAGTTGGTATTTTCTAAGATATATGGACGTTCATAACGATAAATTTTTTCTTGATAAAGAAAAAGAAAATTATTGGAAAAATGTTGACTTGTATATTGGAGGATCTGAACATAGTACAGGTCATTTGATTTATGCCAGATTTTGGCATAAATTCTTATTGGATAGAGGCTGGATAACTACTGAGGAACCTTTCAAAAAAATATTAAATCAAGGAATGATTTTGAGTTATTCTGCTATTATACTCAAAGTAATAGGAGAAAATATTTTTGTTTCTTATGGATTAATGAATAAAAAACATGCATATTCTTCTTTTCAAGAAATATATGTAGATCTTTTTTTAATTAAAGAAAACAATGAATTAGACATTAAAAGGTTAAAAAAATATAAACCTGAATTTTATTCATCCATTTTTATTTTAGAAAGAGGGACTTTTTTTTGCAAAAGAAAATTGGAAAAAATGTCTAAATCCAAATATAATGTAATAAACCCTGATGATTTTTGTAAAAAACATGGAATAGATATATTTCGTATTCATGAAATGTTTTTGGGACCTATTAATCAGTCTAAATGTTGGGATGAAGAAAAAGTAAATGGTATAAAAAATTTTATGAATAAATTTTGGTATTTATTTCATAAAAATAATACTTTCCAAGTAAGTGAAGAAAACCCAACATTTCTTGAGTTTAAAATTTTACATTGTACTATAAAAAAAATACAAAATAAAATGCAATCTTTTTCTTGGAATACATCTATTAGTTTACTGATGGTTTTAACTAACCAACTAACTACATTAAAATGTAATAAAAGAAAAATACTTGAACCTTTAGTTCAATTAATAGCTCCATTTGCTCCTCATGTAGCCGAAGAATTATGGTATAAATTAGGGAAAAAAAAATCTATTATATTTTATAACATTCCAGTTTTTGATCCAAAATATATAGTAAAAAAAGAAATAACATATCCGATTATGTTTAATGGAAAATTAAAATTTTTAGAAAAGTTTGATTCTAGGATTTCAACAGAAGAAATAAAAAAGAAAATATTGAGTCATCCTAAAATAAAATTTATTTTGAAAGAAAAAATTTTGCAAAAGTTAATTTTAATACCTAGAAAAATAATAAATATTTTGTTTAAATAA
- a CDS encoding Glu/Leu/Phe/Val family dehydrogenase gives MNQNRTSAYSFFNCIEKNFDKAARFLSIEKGLLEQIKACNAVFRIHFPVKIGKEIKVIEAYRVQHSHHKLPCKGGIRYSIKVNQDEVMTLAALMTYKCAIVDVPFGGAKGGIKIDPQTISSENIEKITRRYTSELIKKNFIGPGIDVPAPDYGTGEREMSWIFDTFLSLRSGDVDALACVTGKPVSQGGVRGRKEATGLGVFYGIRELCHVKEEMDFVGLDLGLIGKKIIIQGLGNVGYHAATFFHEAGAIIIALAEREGAIYNEKGLNVSKVFLHLKNTGSILNFPEAKNIENTEKALELECDILIPAALENVIHRNNANRIKAKIIGEAANGPITPEADEILEKKGVIIVPDIYLNAGGVTVSYFEWLKNLSHVRYGRMEKKFSENMNAELLQVIETICNKKISKEEKKIILRGPREIDLIRSGLEDTMINGFHKIRDLKKSSKIENMRTAAFVLAINKIIDSYEKLGIFP, from the coding sequence ATGAATCAAAATAGAACTAGTGCATATAGTTTTTTTAATTGTATAGAAAAAAATTTTGATAAAGCTGCACGATTTCTTTCTATTGAAAAGGGTCTTTTGGAACAAATTAAAGCCTGCAATGCTGTATTTCGGATTCATTTTCCAGTAAAAATAGGAAAAGAAATCAAAGTTATTGAAGCATATAGAGTTCAACATTCTCATCATAAACTCCCTTGTAAAGGGGGGATTCGATATAGTATTAAAGTGAATCAAGATGAAGTTATGACTTTAGCTGCTTTAATGACCTATAAATGTGCTATAGTAGATGTTCCTTTTGGAGGTGCTAAAGGTGGAATAAAAATTGATCCACAAACTATATCATCAGAAAATATAGAAAAGATAACACGTCGTTATACTTCTGAATTGATTAAGAAAAATTTTATTGGTCCGGGAATAGATGTTCCTGCTCCTGATTATGGAACTGGAGAAAGAGAGATGAGTTGGATTTTTGATACTTTTTTATCTCTTCGTTCTGGAGATGTTGATGCATTAGCTTGTGTAACAGGAAAACCTGTTTCTCAAGGAGGTGTTAGAGGAAGAAAAGAAGCAACAGGATTAGGCGTTTTTTATGGTATAAGAGAATTATGTCATGTTAAAGAAGAGATGGATTTTGTTGGTCTTGATCTAGGATTAATAGGAAAAAAAATTATAATACAAGGTTTAGGAAATGTTGGTTATCATGCTGCCACTTTTTTTCATGAAGCAGGAGCTATTATAATAGCCTTAGCAGAAAGAGAAGGGGCTATTTATAACGAAAAAGGATTAAATGTATCAAAAGTTTTTTTACATTTAAAAAATACTGGATCCATATTAAATTTTCCAGAAGCAAAAAATATAGAAAATACTGAAAAAGCTTTAGAATTAGAATGCGATATTTTGATTCCAGCAGCGTTAGAAAATGTAATTCATAGAAATAATGCAAATCGTATTAAAGCTAAAATTATTGGAGAAGCGGCAAATGGACCTATTACTCCTGAAGCCGATGAAATATTGGAAAAAAAAGGTGTGATTATAGTTCCAGATATTTATTTAAATGCAGGAGGAGTTACCGTTTCTTATTTTGAATGGTTGAAAAATCTAAGTCATGTACGTTATGGACGTATGGAAAAAAAATTTAGCGAAAATATGAATGCAGAATTATTACAAGTTATAGAAACAATTTGTAATAAAAAAATTTCAAAAGAAGAAAAAAAAATCATTCTAAGAGGTCCAAGAGAAATAGATTTGATACGTAGTGGTTTAGAAGATACAATGATCAATGGATTTCACAAAATTCGTGATTTAAAAAAATCATCGAAGATAGAAAACATGCGGACTGCAGCATTTGTACTAGCTATAAATAAAATTATAGATTCTTATGAAAAATTAGGAATTTTTCCATAA
- the pyrH gene encoding UMP kinase — protein MKYKRSLLKLSGEALMGDNEFGLHSTRFQQYAEEVKKVVDMGAQVAIVIGGGNIYRGFSRIKEKTINRIEGDYMGMLATVINGIAFQSYLENVGICTYIQTAIRMDEIAEPFGIDRAIHHLEKGRVVIFVAGLGNPYFTTDTAAVLRAIEIKADVLLKGTRVDGIYTTDPEKNKCAKKLKNISFDMAYKMGIKVMDQTAFILGNENNLPIIIFDINRKGNFKKVISGEEIGTMVSKKK, from the coding sequence ATGAAGTACAAAAGATCATTATTGAAATTAAGTGGAGAAGCTCTTATGGGAGATAACGAATTTGGACTTCATTCTACTCGTTTTCAACAATATGCTGAAGAAGTCAAAAAAGTAGTAGATATGGGAGCTCAAGTAGCAATAGTTATTGGAGGTGGAAATATATATAGAGGATTTTCTAGAATAAAGGAAAAAACTATAAATCGTATTGAAGGAGATTATATGGGGATGTTAGCTACCGTTATTAACGGTATAGCTTTTCAATCATATTTAGAAAATGTAGGAATATGTACCTATATTCAAACAGCTATTAGAATGGATGAAATTGCAGAACCTTTTGGTATAGATAGAGCGATTCACCATCTTGAAAAAGGAAGAGTCGTAATATTTGTAGCCGGATTAGGAAATCCTTATTTTACTACAGATACAGCCGCTGTTTTACGTGCTATAGAAATAAAGGCTGATGTATTATTAAAAGGAACTAGAGTAGATGGAATTTATACAACTGATCCAGAAAAAAATAAATGTGCTAAAAAACTTAAAAATATATCTTTTGATATGGCATATAAAATGGGAATCAAAGTTATGGATCAAACTGCTTTCATTTTAGGGAATGAAAATAATTTACCGATTATTATTTTTGATATTAATAGAAAAGGAAATTTTAAAAAAGTAATTTCTGGAGAAGAAATAGGAACTATGGTTTCTAAAAAAAAATAA
- a CDS encoding ribosome-recycling factor, translating into MDELNDIFCCCKIDMEKILKQLKEEIHRIRLGSKSVSSFLGKIKIKCYGTFFPLMEVANISIIDNMNISIHPWDRSIISDIDKAIINANLGFMPTNKGDSIHIHLPIITEESRKNFMKKIKLQTEHAKILVRNIRNKSKKYIKRLKISEDVSKTGENRIQKMTIEYIDKIENFFLQKEKEILRI; encoded by the coding sequence ATGGATGAATTAAACGACATTTTTTGCTGTTGTAAAATAGATATGGAAAAAATATTGAAACAACTAAAAGAAGAAATTCATCGTATTCGATTGGGTAGTAAATCTGTATCTTCTTTTTTAGGAAAAATCAAAATAAAATGTTATGGAACCTTTTTTCCGCTTATGGAAGTTGCCAATATTTCTATTATAGATAATATGAATATTTCAATTCATCCTTGGGATCGTTCTATTATTTCAGATATAGATAAAGCTATTATCAATGCTAATTTAGGTTTTATGCCTACTAATAAAGGAGATTCTATTCATATACATTTACCTATAATCACAGAAGAAAGTAGAAAAAATTTTATGAAGAAAATAAAGTTACAAACAGAACATGCAAAAATTCTTGTTAGAAATATTCGCAATAAAAGCAAAAAATATATAAAAAGATTAAAAATATCAGAAGATGTTTCTAAAACAGGAGAAAATCGTATACAAAAAATGACGATTGAATATATCGACAAAATAGAAAACTTCTTCCTTCAGAAGGAAAAAGAAATATTAAGAATATAA
- the asnS gene encoding asparagine--tRNA ligase, producing the protein MVKKYSVKELLNKGKLFIDKKVLIEGWIRSFRYSIFVTLNDGSTIQNLQIILSNKLDKKLIKKITIGSSIRVIGIVKKSIGTKQYIELQSLKITIYESVDPVIIQKSILQPKKHSLEKLREQAHLRFRTNIFSCIMRIRHHIAFCIHKYFHEHGFFYLHTPIITTLNCEGTGRMFQITTMDLKKKLVDYEKDFFKCKTYLSVSGQLEAETASLGLGKVYTFGPVFRAENSNTSRHLSEFWMIEPEIAFYHLKENINLAENFLKFIIRYIIDNSMEDLIFLNKYLEKWNQKKKNYLLEKLELILKFPFKKISYTEAIKILDEEEKKKNIKFLHPIIWGMDLQSEHEQYLVDKYFKIPVIVFDYPCSIKAFYMRMNNDGKTVRAMDVLFPEIGEIIGGSQREERYDMLLQRMKDTNTDKNKLWWYLDTRRFGSVPHSGFGLGFDRLVQFVTGMNNIRDVIPYPRTPKNAEF; encoded by the coding sequence ATGGTCAAAAAATATTCAGTTAAAGAGTTATTAAATAAAGGAAAATTATTTATAGATAAAAAAGTATTAATTGAAGGATGGATACGTTCTTTTCGTTATTCTATTTTTGTTACTTTGAATGATGGATCTACCATTCAAAATCTGCAAATTATTTTATCCAATAAACTGGATAAAAAACTTATAAAAAAAATAACAATTGGAAGTTCAATTAGAGTTATAGGAATAGTAAAAAAAAGTATAGGGACAAAACAATATATTGAACTTCAATCTTTGAAAATAACCATATATGAATCAGTAGATCCAGTAATTATTCAAAAATCTATTTTGCAACCTAAGAAGCATAGTTTAGAAAAACTTCGTGAACAAGCTCATTTACGTTTTAGAACAAATATTTTTAGTTGTATTATGCGAATACGTCATCATATAGCTTTTTGCATACATAAATATTTTCATGAACATGGTTTTTTCTATCTTCACACTCCAATCATTACAACTTTAAACTGTGAAGGAACTGGAAGAATGTTTCAAATTACAACTATGGATTTAAAAAAAAAACTAGTAGATTATGAAAAAGATTTTTTTAAATGTAAGACTTATCTTAGTGTATCCGGACAATTAGAAGCGGAAACGGCTTCCCTAGGATTAGGAAAAGTGTACACTTTTGGTCCTGTATTTAGAGCAGAAAATTCTAATACTTCACGACATTTGTCTGAATTTTGGATGATTGAACCTGAAATTGCTTTTTATCATCTGAAAGAAAACATAAATTTAGCTGAAAATTTTCTAAAGTTTATTATTAGATATATTATTGATAATAGCATGGAAGATCTTATTTTTTTAAATAAATATTTGGAAAAATGGAACCAAAAGAAAAAAAATTATCTTTTAGAAAAATTAGAACTTATTTTAAAATTTCCATTTAAGAAAATTAGTTATACAGAAGCTATAAAAATTCTTGATGAAGAAGAAAAGAAAAAAAATATAAAATTTTTGCATCCAATTATTTGGGGAATGGATTTACAATCGGAGCATGAACAATATTTAGTTGATAAGTATTTTAAAATTCCTGTAATTGTATTTGATTATCCCTGTAGTATTAAAGCTTTTTATATGCGTATGAATAATGATGGAAAAACAGTTAGAGCTATGGATGTTTTATTTCCTGAAATAGGAGAAATTATTGGTGGATCTCAAAGAGAAGAACGTTATGATATGTTATTACAACGTATGAAAGATACAAATACTGATAAAAATAAACTTTGGTGGTATTTAGATACACGTCGTTTTGGATCTGTACCTCATAGCGGTTTTGGTTTAGGTTTTGATCGTTTAGTTCAATTTGTAACAGGAATGAATAATATTCGTGATGTTATTCCATATCCAAGAACTCCAAAAAATGCAGAATTTTAA
- the rpoN gene encoding RNA polymerase factor sigma-54, which produces MLKQQLLQKGQHKLSPQQIKLMKLVQLSTLDFEQKVRQELEENPALELEEENSSDLDLEESSDILELENDLTEDQTVDFSDMDEYLSDDEFEDFKINNPNYSVQKYIPIISGISFQDYLKSQLHTFRLNEKDLLIADFILGNIDDDGFIRRKITSIADDIFLILGISVSTEKIEKLLIDYIQKLDPIGVGSRNLQECLLIQLDKKKMNQEIFLSEKIIRYHFESFVKKHYQKLQMKLGITKKNLRKAIDQIKKLNPKPGKIYSDNTKNLDHIIPDFNIYISDEKLELSINQRNIPELKVSSLYLNILKSYKNKSEKNVKKDEKTIMFLKQKIDSAKWFVDAIKQRQNTLMLTMNAIMNYQKEYFLTGDPIKIKPMILKNISQKIGVGISTVSRVANSKYVNTPYGTFLIKSFFSEKMINQEGEEISSIEIKKLLGESIAQENKKKPLTDEKLSNILKEKGYLIARRTIAKYRDQMHIPVARMRKNL; this is translated from the coding sequence ATGTTAAAACAACAGTTATTGCAAAAAGGACAACATAAACTTTCTCCGCAACAAATCAAATTAATGAAATTAGTCCAATTATCTACTTTAGATTTTGAACAAAAAGTTCGACAAGAGTTAGAAGAAAATCCCGCTTTAGAATTAGAAGAAGAAAATAGTTCGGATTTAGATTTAGAAGAGTCTTCAGATATATTAGAATTAGAAAATGACCTTACGGAAGATCAAACTGTAGATTTTTCTGATATGGATGAATATTTAAGTGATGACGAATTTGAAGATTTTAAAATAAACAATCCAAATTACAGTGTGCAAAAATATATTCCTATTATTTCTGGAATTTCTTTTCAAGACTATTTAAAAAGTCAATTGCATACATTTCGTTTGAATGAAAAAGATTTATTAATTGCTGATTTTATATTAGGAAATATCGATGATGATGGTTTTATTAGAAGAAAAATAACATCTATAGCAGATGATATTTTTTTAATACTCGGAATATCAGTATCTACAGAGAAAATAGAAAAATTACTGATAGATTATATACAAAAATTAGATCCTATAGGAGTAGGATCCAGAAATCTACAAGAATGTTTATTAATTCAATTAGATAAAAAAAAAATGAATCAGGAAATTTTTTTATCAGAAAAAATTATACGATATCATTTTGAATCTTTTGTAAAAAAACATTATCAAAAATTACAAATGAAATTGGGAATAACAAAAAAAAATTTAAGAAAAGCCATTGATCAAATAAAAAAATTAAATCCTAAACCAGGTAAAATTTATTCTGATAATACTAAAAATTTGGATCATATTATTCCGGATTTTAATATATATATTTCAGATGAAAAATTAGAACTTTCTATAAATCAAAGAAATATACCAGAATTAAAGGTGTCATCTTTATATTTAAATATATTAAAATCTTATAAAAATAAATCAGAAAAAAATGTAAAAAAAGATGAAAAAACCATTATGTTTTTAAAGCAAAAAATAGATTCAGCAAAATGGTTTGTGGATGCAATCAAACAACGTCAAAATACATTAATGTTAACTATGAATGCTATTATGAATTATCAAAAAGAATATTTTTTAACTGGAGATCCAATTAAAATAAAACCTATGATTTTAAAAAATATTTCCCAAAAAATTGGAGTAGGGATTTCTACTGTTTCACGTGTAGCTAATAGTAAATATGTTAATACACCATATGGTACTTTTTTAATAAAAAGCTTTTTTTCTGAAAAAATGATAAATCAAGAAGGAGAAGAAATTTCTTCTATTGAAATCAAAAAACTATTAGGAGAATCAATAGCTCA